ATTAAGCAAAGTCCCCTAACAACCCAATTACCTTATTCTTAATCTTAAGATGTATCAAAATCCTACACCATGGATCTCATTGTCATCACAAGGATTCAGATTTTATTGGACACACTAGGACATAgatcatcttttaaaaatatgtagATTCAAAGTTATCAGGCACTTTGTAGTTTACTACTTCATATGAATATTAAGATAGGATTCTCAAAATGTTTGCTTGCATGTGATGCAGATCCTAGAGGAACTTACATACTTTAGAGTGATTCCTTTTTTTGTTTAGTATGGACTGTAATACTTTGCTCCTTTCAGCTTTCTACTCTAATATTTGACACCACTAGAGCTTTTGCATTTCTTTACCAAGCTTTCTTTGCATCATTATTCTCGATGCTCAGTTCAATCTCCATAATAAGCTTCTCGATGATACTAATGAATTCCCCATCATCAGCTACACCAAATCTCAAGACAAGGGTTCTTGCCGAAAATGAGTTTTCCATACCTACACATGCGGCTCTCCCATTCGAGTCGCATGGTATGGTCGTCCTTGGGAGTCTCCTTCTAATAGTTCTCGAATCTTCGCAATGTGACTCTTTCCCCAAACTGGTTTCTTGACGAGTTGTCACCTATAATGctacttatttttttaactttataagtCTCTCATGTACTTTTTCTAGCACAAGGAGCTAATGCAGGGAGATAATCGACTCATTTCGTAATTTTGATCCAAAATAATGTGGTTATGTTAGTCAGATTTATATGTTGTGTTGAATTACTTCTGTTAGATTGGGTCTTGGAAACTTGCTTTGGCACATGGTGGAGTTATTTATTCCCAAATTTGTAAAGAAATCAAATGACACTGTCTTTCAAATCAaagttgatttttctttcacagGAAGAGATTGAAAACAAGATAGAACTTGTAGATGCTTTGGCTGTCAAACTTCTTCAACGTTTCAATTATTCTGTATCATCAATGAAGACAGCTTCCCATCATCTGTCAGAAGGTGATTTAATCTCTTATCCTGCCTCTGACAGAATAAGCATTGCATTTCATTTTGTCAGTATGGTGTACTTAAATCTTCTACCCCCATTTTCTAAGATTAGTAATACAAGCTGCATATATGTAATTTAGGATAACTACGAGTCTATTTAAAAACCCTTGTTGGAAAATCATGAAGTTAAAATTGAAACCCTCTGTTTTTTCTCTCCAAAATGAGTGAGTGCTGAaatttcttgttttattttgctGAAACGGTTATTACTATTATGACGCCATTGTCGTTGCAGTTCATGTGCTGAAAATTGAACTTGGGGAACTAAAAGGAAGGTTGACTGAAGTGATCAGCAACTGTGATGCGTTATGTAAGAGGATCGTTTTAGAGGGACCAGAGCCACTCCGATCATCTGTCAAGCCATTTGCAACACCTCATGATGTGAGAAGAACAGCTAGGTCAGACCAGCCCAAACTAACAGATGGAACAGATCCATCCACCCCCAAACCTAACTAACACCGATTTCCTCAggtttttcatttttaactttTCACCTTTTTCTTTTGTATAAATCTTTTGGACCATAGAAAGTGAACTTCACTTTGGACTAGATGATTTGCTCACTCATTTTAGaagtatattattataattactcTTTATATATTGTGCTGTGCATTTATTGTAAGTATTAACACTGGATCAGAGTTTTTCTTTCATATACAATCTGACAGTTCTTTTTAAGTTTTGTGACAAGAAGGTTATATGTGAAAGATTAAGAATATTTGTCAAGTTATCAGGCTTAATCTAAATAGCCTTGGTTTTAGCTTTTGTTTATAGAGAGGCAAAGGAAGTAGCCCCATTATATTGCCAATCTGATGAAGTTTTCATTTGTAAGTTTAGATATACtaagttttttaaatgtaaaCTTTAATTTAAGATACAATATTTtgcaatataataattaagaaattaaaatatttaaaattactttgtTTGTGATGGAAGGTTTGTCTATATGAAGAAGGAATATGATCTCTAAGGGAATCTTTGATCTAACTAAGAGTGTTTTTGCTTTTATGATCACTtatatgatgtttttatttgttatttttagaTGTGTTTGGTGAATATGAGAGATTGTTGTGTAAATTTCTTTGGAAATTGTTTGAATTCTTATTTAGTAAGTAGGGATAAGGTCAAGCGATTCAAAGAACATGGGTCTTGGTATCCGAGACCTTATTTGTCTTCACAAAGCTCTTCTTTCAAAATGAGTAGTGGAGATGTTGCAAAGACGAAATAGTTTAATCGTTTGCAGTCTGTAGCATTTGGATGGATTGAGATATATTCTATGTGGAAGAGTTTCTGTGCGTCTAAATTTATCGTGTGGAGAATGAATTCTCGATCAGAACCGGTTATGAGATTATATTTGGTGCGGTGTTAGGAGTTTATTTATGATGTTTCTTGAACTTACAGAACAGAAATTGATAGGCAGACCTGATCGAAAACT
This is a stretch of genomic DNA from Impatiens glandulifera chromosome 4, dImpGla2.1, whole genome shotgun sequence. It encodes these proteins:
- the LOC124935739 gene encoding uncharacterized protein LOC124935739; translation: MGASESTLSGSLNPPDEITTVSERIQGVDPILEKLRSLKIAKPILDVTPTETSLTDILVRKPSSTTMVNPKVILDLFSMYRNWHEEKAQKISKKQEEIENKIELVDALAVKLLQRFNYSVSSMKTASHHLSEVHVLKIELGELKGRLTEVISNCDALCKRIVLEGPEPLRSSVKPFATPHDVRRTARSDQPKLTDGTDPSTPKPN